The following are encoded in a window of Spiroplasma tabanidicola genomic DNA:
- a CDS encoding single-stranded DNA-binding protein, translating to MNSVNLIGRITKDPELRTSSGGKSYVAFTLAVNEFGGGNQYTQFIPCFAWEKTAENMARYVKKGAQISVEGNINVRQDNNNGQYSTVVSIRANRVQFLGANQAGGMNVSQSNSQPEMSRPQTNNYDFDLVEDNKPSNDDDSILWED from the coding sequence ATGAACTCAGTTAATTTAATAGGAAGAATAACAAAAGATCCTGAATTAAGAACTTCAAGTGGAGGTAAATCTTATGTAGCATTTACATTAGCTGTAAATGAGTTTGGAGGAGGAAACCAATACACTCAGTTTATTCCATGTTTTGCATGAGAAAAAACAGCAGAAAATATGGCGCGTTATGTAAAAAAAGGTGCACAGATTTCTGTTGAAGGAAATATAAATGTTCGTCAAGATAATAACAATGGACAATATTCAACAGTTGTTTCGATAAGAGCAAACAGAGTTCAATTTTTAGGGGCAAATCAAGCTGGTGGAATGAATGTTTCTCAAAGCAATTCTCAACCAGAAATGAGTAGACCACAAACAAATAATTATGATTTTGATTTAGTTGAAGATAACAAACCTTCAAATGATGACGATTCAATTTTATGAGAAGACTAA
- the rpsR gene encoding 30S ribosomal protein S18 translates to MKPKFVRRKKVNFFAKNNIAYIDYKDVDLLKKFISTNGQILPRRITGTSPKHQRMLATAIKRARIMGLLPFVSN, encoded by the coding sequence ATGAAACCAAAATTCGTAAGAAGAAAAAAAGTTAACTTTTTTGCTAAAAATAATATTGCTTATATAGATTACAAAGATGTAGATTTATTAAAAAAATTTATATCAACTAATGGACAAATTTTACCAAGAAGAATTACTGGTACTTCACCAAAACATCAAAGAATGCTAGCAACTGCAATTAAAAGAGCTAGAATAATGGGATTACTTCCATTTGTAAGCAACTAA